Below is a genomic region from Candidatus Zixiibacteriota bacterium.
ATACAATACCTCCTTCAAGGTGATTATACGCCAATCTGTAAACCATCTGCCCGGAATGAACTGTAAAGGATGTGCTCGGAATATACCATTTATGGCGGAGAGGCTGGGATTCGAACCCAGGGACCCCGTTAAGGGTCAACTGCTTAGCAGGCAGCTGCCTTCGGCCGCTCGGCCACCTCTCCTCCGAAAATGAAATCCTAATATAAAGGAAATTACCGCGAATTCAAGATATTTTTGTGCCCCGTCTCGACAGGCTTCGGGTATGGCTATCAGGCTATGGAAGACGCCTTGGAGGAATTGTCTTTCTCTTCAAAAAACCGCCAGCAAACCCGCTGGATAATCAAAACCAGATCCTGACTTGAAACCGGTTTGGTAATAAATTCATCAGCCCCCAGGCGGAATGATTTGCGAAGCGATTCCGGGTCGCTCTGACCGGTAATCATAAGCATTCGAATTTCAGGATATTCTTTCTTGGCGAATGTTAAAACATCGAATCCGTCTATTCCCGGCATAACTACATCGCAGACGACAATATTCGGCCGCCACTCTTTGATTATCTCGATGGCATCGCCGCCATTCCCGGCGCTTTTCACCTGAAAACCGGAACGTATCAGCACGCCGGAAAAAAGATCGGCTGTTGGCGGTTCGTCATCGACCACCAGCACTTTTAAATTTTTGTTCATGAATTTATTATCCACCCGCTTTTTCAAAAGTGGCTATAACTTCATCAACGAAATTTTCCATCAGCACCGGCTTGTACAAAAGCGAACTGGCGCCCTGAACACCGGCCTGCCGGACCAGGCGCTCGGTGGCATTGCCGGTGATAACGATAACCGGCAGATGCGGTCGCAATTGCTTTATTCTGGTAACGGCATCGACCCCCGACATCTCCGGCATTATCAGATCCATGGTTACCAGATCGAAATCGGTATGTTCGATTTTTTCAATCGCCTCGGCCCCGTTTTCGGCCATATCGACCTCGACCGAGTTAGTTATCTCGCAAAACTCCTTGAAGATATCCCGCACCCGTGGTTCATCATCCACAATCAGAACCCGAAACGGTTTCCCGCGCTGGCGGGCCAGTTCTTCGATCTTTTTAAGTTCCATAACTCACTCTTTATAAAATCGTTAAATTTTTCACTCGTTTGTCAGAGCTTTTTATATTTACTCAGGTTTTTCTTTCGTTTTTTCATTTCGCCGATATTATGAAGGACTTCCCGGCTTATTTTCAGAATATCGTTAAGCGAGGCCTCGATCCGATCCATCCCTGGATTCGTTTCGGGCGGATTATATGCCATCTTATCCTCATTCCGGAATGTTTTTAGTATATCGCCGATCTGTTTGATAACCTCCACCGAACCGTTAATCAGGCGCGTAAATTCCGGTTCCATAAAAGCCAGGTCCTTGAGCTCGTCTTTCGACCGGGCCAGATTAATGGCCAGGTTGAGGGCCAGTATCCGCACTTCTTCGGCCTGGCTGTTTATCAGCATCAGGCAATCGTCGGCCTTTGACTTTCCGGACGTCCGTGATCGACTACTCATGTTCCCACCAATTCTTGGACCTTATCCTTCAGTTGACTGATATCCGAGGATTTCATGATATAGGCATCGGCAATCCAT
It encodes:
- a CDS encoding response regulator codes for the protein MNKNLKVLVVDDEPPTADLFSGVLIRSGFQVKSAGNGGDAIEIIKEWRPNIVVCDVVMPGIDGFDVLTFAKKEYPEIRMLMITGQSDPESLRKSFRLGADEFITKPVSSQDLVLIIQRVCWRFFEEKDNSSKASSIA
- a CDS encoding response regulator; the encoded protein is MELKKIEELARQRGKPFRVLIVDDEPRVRDIFKEFCEITNSVEVDMAENGAEAIEKIEHTDFDLVTMDLIMPEMSGVDAVTRIKQLRPHLPVIVITGNATERLVRQAGVQGASSLLYKPVLMENFVDEVIATFEKAGG